One genomic region from Chloroflexota bacterium encodes:
- a CDS encoding Fur family transcriptional regulator, which yields MGQLSATLRERGHRLTLQREIILDTLESISGHIAVDDVYRRIHGRFPQVNVSTVYRTLELLEQEGLVTHTHIHDGVAKWHRAEEAQHQHLVCERCGAELALDLQLLEPLAHELRERYGFDAHFAHFAIIGLCSTCRTA from the coding sequence ATGGGACAGTTAAGCGCGACTCTGCGGGAGCGGGGGCACCGCCTCACCCTGCAGCGCGAGATCATCCTGGACACTCTGGAATCCATCTCCGGTCACATCGCGGTGGACGACGTGTACCGTCGGATCCACGGCCGATTTCCTCAGGTCAACGTGTCCACGGTGTATCGCACGCTGGAGCTGCTCGAGCAGGAGGGGCTCGTCACCCATACGCACATCCACGACGGCGTAGCCAAGTGGCATCGGGCGGAGGAGGCGCAGCACCAACACCTCGTGTGCGAGCGATGCGGGGCGGAGCTGGCGCTGGACCTGCAACTCCTCGAGCCGCTCGCCCACGAGCTGCGCGAGCGGTACGGGTTCGACGCGCACTTCGCGCACTTCGCCATCATCGGCCTCTGTAGCACCTGTCGAACGGCGTAG
- a CDS encoding Crp/Fnr family transcriptional regulator, with amino-acid sequence MAEAVIAPSEHWLFAGVPEGVLRPAIEAGHESRFLPGEVIFHEGDEADGLYLLTAGAARVAAMGDDGETFLAIVKANEVLGEMGVLDGERRSGTATAISMCATYFIPSEPFLDLLETSSAVCMRLLALLTQRLRRANGRLGELPPTTTVGVEELSPEA; translated from the coding sequence ATGGCAGAAGCGGTCATCGCTCCGTCCGAACACTGGCTTTTTGCGGGCGTCCCCGAAGGTGTCCTCCGGCCGGCCATCGAGGCGGGGCACGAAAGCCGATTTCTCCCGGGCGAGGTCATCTTCCACGAGGGCGACGAGGCCGACGGTCTCTATTTGCTGACGGCAGGCGCGGCTCGCGTCGCGGCCATGGGGGACGACGGAGAAACGTTCCTCGCGATCGTGAAGGCGAACGAGGTTCTCGGAGAGATGGGCGTCCTCGACGGGGAGCGTCGCTCCGGTACCGCCACCGCCATCTCGATGTGCGCCACCTACTTCATCCCCAGCGAGCCGTTTCTCGATCTGCTCGAAACCTCGAGCGCTGTCTGCATGCGCCTGCTCGCGCTCCTCACCCAGCGTCTGCGGAGGGCAAACGGCCGGCTCGGCGAGCTGCCGCCGACGACGACCGTGGGCGTGGAAGAGCTGTCGCCCGAAGCCTGA
- a CDS encoding metal ABC transporter substrate-binding protein, with protein sequence MASVAPHADLVREIAGSRVDLTQLIPDGTDSHTFEPRPSDARALREADLIVLNGLHLEAPTLAMAEANRSPRSQILLLGDSTIEPTDWIFDFSFPASQGDPNPHLWLNPAYAKRYAELIAAKLEEMDPPDAAYFRANAAILVDRMNQLDAAIFQAVAALPPDRRKLLTYHDSWAYFGRRYGMEVIGAIQPSDFSEPSPREVAVLVDQIRANQVPAIFGSEVYPSTVLEVIGRETGARYVDKLRDDELPGDPTSPSHTYLGLMLEDMRVMFGALGGPIDMFDGIDPSPVAG encoded by the coding sequence GTGGCGAGCGTCGCACCCCACGCGGATCTCGTTCGTGAGATCGCCGGCTCGCGCGTCGATCTCACCCAGCTCATTCCGGACGGCACCGACTCGCACACCTTCGAGCCGCGTCCGTCCGACGCGCGGGCGCTTCGCGAGGCCGACCTCATCGTTTTGAATGGCCTCCACCTCGAGGCCCCCACGCTGGCGATGGCCGAGGCCAATCGCAGCCCGCGATCGCAAATCCTCCTGCTCGGCGACAGCACGATTGAGCCGACGGATTGGATCTTCGACTTCTCGTTCCCGGCGTCCCAGGGCGATCCGAATCCCCATCTGTGGCTCAACCCGGCCTACGCCAAGCGCTACGCGGAGCTGATCGCGGCAAAGTTGGAAGAGATGGATCCGCCCGATGCGGCCTATTTCCGGGCCAACGCGGCGATCCTCGTCGATCGCATGAACCAGCTCGACGCGGCGATCTTCCAGGCGGTCGCCGCGCTTCCCCCGGACCGCCGCAAGCTTCTGACGTATCACGATAGCTGGGCCTACTTCGGCCGGCGCTACGGCATGGAGGTCATCGGCGCCATCCAGCCCAGCGACTTCTCGGAGCCTTCACCCCGTGAGGTGGCCGTCCTCGTGGACCAGATCCGTGCCAACCAGGTGCCGGCCATTTTCGGCTCGGAAGTCTATCCATCCACCGTGTTGGAGGTCATCGGACGAGAGACCGGTGCCCGCTACGTCGACAAGCTGCGGGACGACGAGCTGCCAGGTGACCCGACGAGCCCCAGCCACACGTATCTCGGCCTCATGCTCGAAGACATGCGCGTGATGTTCGGCGCGCTGGGCGGGCCCATCGACATGTTTGACGGGATCGATCCGAGCCCGGTCGCCGGCTGA